The region TTGCAGGCTGCACTCAGCTGGGCATTTGTTGGACATTTGTACGAGGAATGTGGGATTAGGTTATTTAGAGCCAGGAAAAGGATACCATTTCCCTGATGGGTACGCTTGAAATTAGTTATGGACTTATGAATTGGAGGAACTATATATACTGCAAACTCTGCTTGTTATGCTTTCTGTAGCACGTGATCGGTTTTCAGACTTATTGAAATAAATCAATAGATTCACCACACTTGTGGTTTCTATGCATGctgatatatttaatttaaacgaCCTTTGTAGTCTTTGTTTCCCACATATGGCATTCGTGAAATTGTTTTTTGCCAGGCCATATGTTGAATATAAAGGGGCAGTTCCACAGAGTGAAGTGCAAAGCAAGCGGAAGGAGCTGGAGCTGGAAGCTAATAAGTTAATTTCCAAGGGAGGGAAGGTATAtgtttcatctctctctctctctctctctagttaCTTCATGGctgttgaatcatttgaaacacATTCATAATTCATTCAGGTTTCTGCTGCGGTTTTACCATATGAAGAAGCTTCCGCGCTGTGTGGTGGCTGCCTGCCCGATTACATTCCCAAGGTTAAATTTTTGCCAGTCTACTACATCCATTTTCTCTTTGTTGTCCTGGGTTTAATTGATTTAAGTAGATGCCAAATTCATGTTTGGAAGGTCACTTGGATGGTTTTATCAATTTAACTTGGGGAAATTGGACACACCTTTTAAACCATGCTTGAGGACTTAAAAAGGAGTTAATCTGATTTTTATATTCCCGTGTTTtctgtgctttttttttttttctgatttttatATTCCCGTGTTTAACTTGGGGTATTGATTTACGCAAATGTTTGGAACTTGGATTTTTTGACGGATAGAACATTTATGGATGTACATGCATTTGTACATTACAGataagattatttattttccttttccttttccttcccATTTCTTAATTTTCCACAAATCCTAGTACCCAACATAGCATTAGATTCACTGCTAAGCGGGGGTTGCATTTGATGTAAGTGCATTTAGTAACACTCACACTCGCATGCTAGCTGTTTGATAATGTCTAATGAATGGAGAAACATGGGACTCAAGACAACGTATGAATGAATTATATGGTTGTCATCGTAGAGAGCAATTATAGAGAGAGTTGTGCAAGTGATAAAAATAAACCAAAGGaacaaaaattatgaacattCTAAAGAGATATAATAAGACAAATTCAAGTTTGATCTGATCCTAATCTTAAAATCTAACTTTTGTTTTGCCTACTTCTCTGATTCACACAGGGGAGCACTCCTCGGATAGTGAAGTTAGGGGACAATCCCGGCTGCCCTTGTGGCGGAACCCATGTTTCTGACATTTCAGAGATCGTAAGCATGAAGGTACTACTGGCAGTATTGATTCTGTTCTTAACTTCCAATTTATGTCTAACATCATGTTCGCTTCAACTGTTTATCTGCAAGATGCTTTGAATCTGTTCGGTCATTTTCTACTTACTGCATTGCTTTGCATAGAAACCACGTGATTAAAGCTGCTCGTTGTTGTTGTAGTCGTTGTCGTTGTTATTGTCtgtctttctctttttcaaagaGGGGTTCTCATTTCCTGTCCAGGTTTCTCAGATACGGATTAAGAAGGGAAGCACAAAAGTCTTTTACAACATAGGATCCTAAATCATCTGCAATGTCTCTGGGTTAAAAGGCACCGATTGTGAAGGAAAAACTTTGTCAGGCCTTCTTGTCAGCCATTGCTGTAATTCTCGCGGCATCcatctgtttttttttattattatttatttaattttcttttaacctTTTTAGACTGGTATTGTTAGTCTGCATGGATGATAATCGTGGAAGAAAGATTATGCAAACTCTATTACTGCTCTTCTAACTAGTTGTTGCACTatcaatatatatgtaattaactCTATTGGAGCAAGTATCATGTTATTAGTATCTCTTGAGCTATATCTTGAACTATACAATAtatcataaatgataaaaatatttcttgcaTCTTACTATCTCGTCTCACCGCGCCTTATCGTCTCACGTCATCTCACTATCTTAGATGAGGGGTATTTTAATCATGCATTTTACGGCACCTCATCgtcttgaataaaaaatattttaaatattttaactacATTATGTAACTTAATATATAAGTTACGATGTACCCATTGAGATAATCCCAATTCAGTCAAATCTTACGATTTACAAATTTTTCCATTGTTGTTCTTTTTAATCAATTAGTTTCGTACCATTCCATCATGCAAATCAACCCTCCTTTTACTAGCGAGGGCTACAATTGTGTTGCGATAGctcttaaattttgtttatttatttttttattttttaataaaaaatatcaattagactgtaaatttatttttaatttaaataaataatatttttttattaattatgatgatGTTAAAAACTCTTTAGCTTCCATTCTTAAGAAATATTAcactttataaaattaattatcattaatagatgataaattcaaatcttattaacgtaattaatttttattttttaaagaatgtATGTAAGGAGTATTTTAGATAAACACTCTTATTAAcaaagttttataatattaaaatatgatatttgtttaaataatggAATGGATATATCTACGTCAAAATAGTATAGTTATGTAAgctttaattaaaatttgtatataaaattaataagtttCAAAGTTTGTTATGAACTGATATGTAACATAtgttggtagaaaaaaaaaattgtctttgtttttttataattaatcatattttaaatcttttttggTGGccattttttaacaaataaatgtGGCTTTTGAATCCATTTATGCTACTTcttgattttataaataatatttgtatcCTGTAGGGCAACTAGCGCATCTGGTGTAGTGGTATCATAGTACCCTCCCACGGTACTGACCGGGGTTCGATTCCCCGGATGCGCATTGCCGGgctacttttttaatttttttttatttccatgaAACCATGATTTGTGTACAATCGTGAATTCAAATTTGTGTCAAATCGTGtctagaaattaatatttaaagccTATTGACGATGTAAATTATTGCTATTACTACCAACCCTTAATCACCCGAGCAGCCCAAAATcttgtttttattaaatataaatataaatataaatatttaccgTAAACTCACGCCTTCCCCACAAATCTCTCCATTTTGCATGGCCCATAATTTCGAGCCGTTGCAACTACCTCTTCTATATTTTCATCCACCATTGCCATttgcctctctctcttgctGTATTGTATATATACGCACAAACAGACATACATAATTCAATTGCaatctctatctatctatctatctatctatctatctaataattgtaattatcTATATATCTATTCATTTTCCAACATATATGGCTTTCAGAGTAGCGGTAAGTACTGTACGCATTCGacggctatatatatatatatatatgaatggtttaatcaaaatatttattcatttgatgttggattgatttgatttgattttgggGCTGCGAATTACTGTGACATATGCAGCAGCGCCATTTCTGGAGATCCTCCGTGCCGGTGAAAGCAACCGAAGGCCGTTCCTTTGCGTCTTCGGCGGGTAATTCCGTCCACTCCGAGCAGCCCAAGTACGGCCGGTTTATTTCGTTTCAATCTTGGTTTTCTTGGATTCATATATATGATCGAAATCATGAAAACGTACCAAATCAGCCAGCCGGATTATTATTGGAGACTTGTTTAATTAATCCATCACATCACCTGGTGGTTCATGAATCTACTCTACTGATTTCATCGATTCGCAacaaattcattcattcattcattcattcataattttcttaatttgatagATAGATaggcaaatatatatatatatatatatatatagtgttggtgaaaaaaagaaacaaagatccataaatttaatcaagaaattaattactgTTTGAACCAGTAATCCGATAAGTACGTAGTTCGATGCATGCAGGAGGGGTTGGAGGTTGAAGGCGGACTTGGCGCCGATATATATGGTGGCAGGGATGGTGGCGGTGGCTGTCTCAATAGCGGCGCACACGGCGAAGCAGCAGCTGTTCCACGCGCCGGCGGTGCAGGTGAGCAAGAAGAGGAGAGAGTCGGTGCAGGAGGTGGAGGACCCGCATGACGTGGTCCGAGACTCCGACAAGTTCATCAACAAGTCCTTCCTCCGCAAGGTGGCCCACATCCAGGACCAGGACCCGATTGGCCCCAACCCTTTTACCCGGTTAATCTCTTCTTATTAATGCCCTGAGTCATCATCTTAATTAATTCTATcatataaatgaaataaaagtaaCATTCACTAATCATTAATTGTTGGACGCAGGTCCCGGGAGATTGAGTCGCTGAAATCCGCCGGagtgcacaaaaattgaggatTTAGTAGTAAGCCTgactctaattaattaattaatattggatACATAAATGGGTGTCGCTCTTTATGTAAATATATCATATGATGATTAATAATCATGTTTTGTTGCTTAATTGATGATGAATTAATGAGTTTTGATACCAACTAATTAACGTTGTTGTTGATGATGAAACAAGATCAGAAGCAAGAAAGCAGTTCttgcttgatatatatatatatatatatatatataatattcagcTTTACctttgtttaaataaaataataataatagcacCAATAATAATCCCTTGTTATTTGATGTTATATTGTAGTGGACGAATGTTGCACATTGGCAGACTACTACCACTCTAATGGTGTTAGAGAAAAGTTTTTTttcatgattaattaattatgttccCAACAATCATGTTTTTATGactaattgattaattaatgagTTTTGGTACCAACTAATTAATGTACTTGATTATGAAACAAGAGATGCAAGAAAGTAGCTCTTGctttagatttagttttatcttattcaaataaaaatattggcaTCAATCTCACGCAAAACTGGCTCAACCATGAAGTTATCTAAGCGACCGTTTAAAGtctctcaaaattttgtaatttatatattttttattttttaataataaatattttattaaaaaaaaattcaacccaaaataaaatctaaCTTTCAATCCAAATTTTACATAGATATACGGATACCTAGCTCAATAATCAATTTGCCCAACAATTTATTTACAACATTGTCTtcctaattttttctttccaatttttACCATTTATTCTTGAATATTTATAGATTTTAAgcttgtaaatttattttttattataaatctttcaattgtaaccttaaaaaaaatctttcaatTACAAACTTTCAAtcaaaaacaataacaattatCATATGCTCTTGTTTTCCTTGtttctattatttctttttctttgaatctttgatatttttgtataattggcAAATCGTCCATGGAGACTGTATCACTATAAGGTGTGAGTTTATCTTCTTCGCTTCTTATTCTTTTACTTTGTGTTTCgatgtaaattaattttctttatctctaaaatttaatcTTCTTTATTCTGAAAGTGGTCTTATTTAACTTTACTCATCTTTTtttgacatatataattaaagtgTTTTGCTTCGAATCTTTTTTAACTTTGCTCATCTTTTGATTTAATGAAatgatggattttttttataaaaaagtatattatttatttttttacaaaaaaattaatactcttaaaAAGTCCTGACAAACTTTTTCACCTAGAATCCTCAAATTAGTTAAGCCGGCTCTAAGCCAACTAATTTGGGTGGAATAGAAAAGCATTTTAGAAATagataatttttctattttttagtttttttacagcttattaaaaatgattttttttttttggtgtgataaagaaaattattattttttactgtaaAGAAATTTGGAATTTGGAGATTTTGTTATAGAAAAGAAActgtttttaaattaatcaaaaaataattgtaCAAGTATTCAAATTGGTACTTTTAAGTAAAAGATTAGATTGATTTGGTTTTAATTTGATTGTTTtgccttcttttccttttatttatttttcatttaacttGTTATATGTACAAAATATTCTCACATACATCTACATATAATAGGAAGAATATTTTTACAAATCTgctataaatcaaaataacaaatataatgagcAAATAAACTAACTTATAATGTCAGGAGactttcatgttttaaattgaaatttataaattatttttaattttagagatACAAGTGTCGTTCACTTTTTTCGTGATAGATAATtgtacatattatttttattgaattacgTATATTCGGTGCGACACCAAAACATGAGTACCATGCATTCAATagtcaataaatgaaaatataaattttaagtcATAGTTtctttgattataatttatttttaaaaattaagtctTAGGTGTTAGATGGTCTAAATATCTGTCGATCTTCTAGATAAATTGGACATTTAGATTGAAATCACCTTCAATGAACAGTAGTTGAAACTTAGTTTTCATAAATTAGATTGATGTGTGTATTGTACGTAAATttcttataataaaaaaaaataatgtaacatatgtttataagtaaaaatttaGTCCACATACTATGAGATTGTGAGAGCTACAGCTAGAGCTAAGCTCATCTTACACTTTAGAATGCAAAGCAATGCAAGCCCTTGACTTAAACAGGGGAAATTATGGAATGGTGTGGTGGAGGTTGGTGTGGTGTGGGAAAAGTCTGAACCTGCCCACTGCCAAAAATGCCATTGTTGgcctttctttttcatttagaAGCTTCTTCCACCCTTGACCTAGTCCAACAATTCCCCCCAAATATTGGTTTACCAATGATCAATCATAATATTGGTTTACCAATGATCAATCATATAGCACTCGAGGTATAAATTGATTGCTCGAACAAGCATTGATAAAGTCTCATATTTACGATTTATCTCTTCTAACATAAATGATATCACAAATATTGAGAGCCACGTAAAAGCAATCATCACAACATCAATTATACAGAATCATCATCAATTAGTATTCATTCATGGAAGCTCATCTCAAACTAAAGGTTTAATATTATCTAAAAGATTGATTATTACATACACAATCTAATATCTAATTCTCAATCTcaaaaataatcattatttttcaacaaaagaaaaaaaaaaacactaatatCTGTATGTGAAATTATTATAACTATTCATTGACTCTTGAACATACGGACACCCGTATGTTAGGGGCGGCGACGGATACATGTAACCCGGCGGAAGCGCCGGGTACAAGTATCCACCCTGAGATGGTGGCGGATATCCGTACCCGTACCCACATCCCGCCATCGGGTCAGCCGAATATCCATCGGGTGCTGGAGGATATTGCCCGATCGTTGCAGCCGCATACGGCGGAGGCGGAGGCTGATGATGGTACGCAGCAATGGGGCCCACATCAGGATAAAGCTTGACGGGTTCCTGAAACTTTGCTTCCGTCGGCGGCGCCACGGCGGTGGTGTCGGCCCAGCGATACGAGAAGTAGAGTTCGCCCTTGGGCTTGCCCGATGGCTTCCGGACCTGGTACGTGACGAACTGGGATTTGCCGGAGGTGGCGGAGGCTGCGAGTTCGGAGACCGGCACGTGCACTTCGCCGACGTCCTCGTCGCCGAGGGTGCGTAGGCAGCGGAGGTTGAAGACCATGGTCTGGCGGAGGACGACGTCGTCAATGGGGAATCGCATGGCGGAGGAGGAGTTCCAGGAGGGGTTCTTGCCGCCGCCTCGGTCGACAGGGGTCTTCTGCTTGGTGGCGGGGTGGCCGGAGATGGAAACGACGACGTAGACGTCCATCTTGCGGAGGAAGTTGACTTTGTGGAGATATCTTGCGGAGATCACTTTGACCTCAAGAATGCGCTGCTTCCCCATCTTTCTTCTGCTGCTTGATCCCAACTCAGATTCTCCCCTCTGATAAACTAAACGCAGGAGAAAAGGGGCGCTCTTTGcgtatgtataatatataaaatttagaattCTTAACCATGGTTACGCCTTTGGCAAAAGCCGCGTAGGATTTGGATAACCATGGTTAAGGAAGGAAGGAATTCTTGACTCTTGGGTTGGGTTACTAGtctataaaataactaattaaaaaaattcaacttttttaaaattattttctagaaCTCTTTCCTGTTTCCTTATTCcataaaagaggaaaagaaaagaaaagccaAACGGGCAATTGTTGTCAAGCTGAACTCACTCACTCCACCGGAAGCAGCCATGAGCTGATTAGTGCATTCAGTTCTCAGACCTGAAAAAGGGTAGAATATTCCTCCCGTCCATTGATTAAAGCTGTTGGTGGCCGGTTTCTTGTGCCCTGCCTCGGGCAGGGGCGgagttagaaaatatttttactgagggtgaaatttattaaaataataataataatataaatatattaaaaattaatataatttttttaatttttttattaaaatctaacaaagattttaattttaaaaatctctccataactatttcaaatttaatacaacaaataataattaaatttaatataacaagtGATAATTACTATAGCCATGAACCTATCCAACCTCCAATCTAGGGTTCCGCCCCACCCTCGTTCACTCCACCATCCCAAACCCTTGTCCTCCACCTACCACCGCGACAAACGCCTCATCGTCGATGCCTTCCTCCTCGCcattcccttcctcttctacCTCTTATCCACCGCCTTCAGACTCTTCTGCTCCCCCAGATTCGTTCGACACCAACCCAAACCCAACctatttggaatcgtcatcgaTGATGTGAAGAGGCAGTCAGGCAGGCGACAGCGAGCGACGAAGGGGCAGAACCCGGAGGAGGGGCGAGCCGGTGAGCAACAAAGCGAGGATGCGAGAGAGCTCAGAGAGGCAGCAGCAAGCGAGAGCGTGAGTGAGACTGCGAGAGACCAAGGTCTGAGGGAGAGCCGGTGAAGGCGAGTGAAGAGACAATCGAGGCGGTGAGAACGAGGCCGAGGAGGCGCCGGTGAGCGACGGAGCCACCGAGCCAGACAGAGGCAAGAGCAAAGGGCAGGGCGCAGGGGGATGGGCGACGACTGAGGGCTAGCGCTTGagcaaaagagaaaatgaaggtgGGGCATAGGAGAGTTTGCAGACTTTGGGCAACTTCAGTACGGGCCAAATTAATGGCGGGCCAAGGCCCAGTGAGGGCCATGGCCTGCACTAAGCCTATGCTGGCTCCGCCCTGTCTCCAGGAATTGTTGTCAAGCTGCTGCGGCTCGCAACAATCCACATCTGCGCAAGGCTTTGGTTCGGTACGATTTTCAGGTTTCCTCCCGGTCTCTGATCATATCTTCCCCGTCTCCCAAACACACCGTGGAGGCGAAAACAGCTTCAGAGCCTGGTGATACTCAGAGGCAAGTTCGGGTCAATCAAGATCTGATTCTGAGGTTTGTTGGAAGGAACTTCTCCATTAAAGCTGGTATTTGACAACATACCTCTACTGCTCGATCTTGATAGGTCTCCCTTTCAGCGAGCTGGTGGTTGAGACCCTTTTCCGGGGTAATCATACAACTAACTATCTAAAATGAAATACTGACCCATCATTCAATTCTTTTCCTACATCTCTCGTTGTACCCAAATAAGTTAGCCTCTGAGATGAACTGAAAAGCTGTTCCCCTCAAGATTTTACTTGCTCTGTTTTATTCTTCTCATCTCTCAATTAACGCTCTACCAAATCCAGATGGTCACAAACTTTAATCTTGTGATCTAGGAATACAAGCGGTTTGATAGGAACATATATTGTGGGTATAGAGTGACATATTTGACatcatatcatttttaataataaataacaagaaGTCTAAGTCCTAATCCTACTAGGTAGGAGGAATCGGTTACATAGATTTTACCAATCTGatcatatcttttataaaattattatattttatgtccaACAAAAAAACATCAAATGAAAATCGAATCCTTCACTGGCAGCAGAAAACATTTGACACTTATAAACATGGGTTTTGGAGTTTTAGAAAGGACAGAGAGTTGGATGGAACTCTTAACATGTAAAATCTTTGGCATGGGAAAAGATTAAAGAGAGTCTGCTCTGTGCAGGGTTGATTCCACTAATGTAACATCTTGCAGAACATTCTGAGAAGCATCAAGGATTTATTTCTATAGGAGAACAACACTAAAATTTGGTATCAAAACTAGAGCATCACTGAAGAAATAGCAGCTGTTGGCAACTCATAAGTACGTTGTATTTGATGTTTGATCCACATAAAATACTGTAACTCAGCAGCTAACCAAGCAGCGGCGGCGGATTTAGGGAGGTTGGGGGGAGGCTGCAGTCCTCTCCCAGATTCAATCCTCCCCCAAATCTGCAAGGCAAATTTGGCCTATTTGGATGGAGGAGGGCTGAAATGATCCATGGATATGGGAGCCAGCCCTCCCCCAAATCTGCCCCTGCCAAGCAGTGAATAATGATTCGGTAAATTGTGGaaattattgaataattcaGC is a window of Diospyros lotus cultivar Yz01 chromosome 10, ASM1463336v1, whole genome shotgun sequence DNA encoding:
- the LOC127810819 gene encoding uncharacterized protein LOC127810819 isoform X2, with translation MAAMAHPSTKLEYYHSMWKLHSSSTLLSFSKVFHYGVIEDSSEGLEAKLKSGVEVALHVDELRRKQNSRLHSAGHLLDICTRNVGLGYLEPGKGYHFPDGPYVEYKGAVPQSEVQSKRKELELEANKLISKGGKVSAAVLPYEEASALCGGCLPDYIPKGSTPRIVKLGDNPGCPCGGTHVSDISEIVSMKVSQIRIKKGSTKVFYNIGS
- the LOC127810819 gene encoding uncharacterized protein LOC127810819 isoform X1; this translates as MAAMAHPSTKLEYYHSMWKLHSSSTLLSFSKGEDGRSVMVLDATIFHPQGGGQPSDTGFIALSADPHLKFIVNDVRSRDGIVFHYGVIEDSSEGLEAKLKSGVEVALHVDELRRKQNSRLHSAGHLLDICTRNVGLGYLEPGKGYHFPDGPYVEYKGAVPQSEVQSKRKELELEANKLISKGGKVSAAVLPYEEASALCGGCLPDYIPKGSTPRIVKLGDNPGCPCGGTHVSDISEIVSMKVSQIRIKKGSTKVFYNIGS
- the LOC127812088 gene encoding uncharacterized protein LOC127812088 isoform X1 — protein: MAFRVAQRHFWRSSVPVKATEGRSFASSAGNSVHSEQPKRGWRLKADLAPIYMVAGMVAVAVSIAAHTAKQQLFHAPAVQVSKKRRESVQEVEDPHDVVRDSDKFINKSFLRKVAHIQDQDPIGPNPFTRSREIESLKSAGVHKN
- the LOC127812088 gene encoding uncharacterized protein LOC127812088 isoform X2, whose translation is MAFRVARHFWRSSVPVKATEGRSFASSAGNSVHSEQPKRGWRLKADLAPIYMVAGMVAVAVSIAAHTAKQQLFHAPAVQVSKKRRESVQEVEDPHDVVRDSDKFINKSFLRKVAHIQDQDPIGPNPFTRSREIESLKSAGVHKN
- the LOC127811229 gene encoding protein SRC2-like, translated to MGKQRILEVKVISARYLHKVNFLRKMDVYVVVSISGHPATKQKTPVDRGGGKNPSWNSSSAMRFPIDDVVLRQTMVFNLRCLRTLGDEDVGEVHVPVSELAASATSGKSQFVTYQVRKPSGKPKGELYFSYRWADTTAVAPPTEAKFQEPVKLYPDVGPIAAYHHQPPPPPYAAATIGQYPPAPDGYSADPMAGCGYGYGYPPPSQGGYLYPALPPGYMYPSPPLTYGCPYVQESMNSYNNFTYRY